Genomic segment of Pseudoalteromonas sp. NC201:
TGAGCGGTCAGGTGTTTGCGTTTTGCAATAAAAACAAGGACAAGCTGAAGGTGTTATATTGGGATAAAACCGGCTTTGCCTTGTGGTACAAGCGCCTTGAAAAAGACAAGTTTAAATGGCCCGACAAAGAAGACGATGACGTCATTACACTCAGCGCCGAACAATGGCAGTGGTTATTGTCTGGCTTATCGGTCATTGCCCACAAGCCGCTCAGCTATGGTTATAACGTATGATCATAACAGGGGTTTTTAGATCACGAATTAATCTAAGCTATTAATTTAAAAACAGTTACTCTGTTGATACAGTAGACTGYATGAAAGAAATGAATAAACTGCCTGATGATCCTCAGCAGTTGAAGCAGATCATTGCTCAGCTTCAGGCGCGTAATAACTACCTCGAAGAACAATTCAGACTGGCCCAGCAAAAACGCTTCGGGGCCAGCAGTGAGTCGCACCCTGCACAAGCTGACTTGTTCAATGAAGCCGAAACGCTGGTTGAAGAAGCACCTGAGCAAGACGTGGAAACCATCGAATATCAGCGCAAAAAGCCGACACGTCAGCCACTGCCAAAAGATCTGCCCCGCGAACGTGTTGTGCATGACATCGACAACAAACAATGTGACTGCTGTGGCGGTGAGCTGCACAAAATGGGCGAGGATGTGAGCGAAAAGCTGGAGTTTATCCCGGCCCAGGTCAAAGTCATCGAACATGTCAGACCAAAATACAGCTGCCGGCACTGTGAAAAAACACAAACCCGGGTTGAGATAAAACAAGCCCCAGTCCCACCGAGCCCGGTCCCGAAAGGTATTGCCACGGCCAGTTTGCTGAGCCAGATCATCACCAGTAAATATCAGTATGGCTTACCGCTGTATCGGCAGGAAAGCCTGTTCAAACAATATGGTATCGCACTGAGCAGGCAAACCATGGCGGATTGGGTGATCCGCTGCGCCAGTTTATTCAAGCCGCTCTATGACAGGCTGCACGAAGTGTTGCTACAGCAACCGGTACTGCACGGCGATGAAACCACGGTTAAGGTGGTGAAAGAAGACAAACAGACCGGTTACATGTGGCTGTATTGCAGCGGCACGGACTCGCCTGTGGCAGAGGAAAGCATCCCCAATATTGCCCTGTTCGACTATCAGAATAGTCGTGCGGGTCGCTGTCCTGTGGCATTTTTACAGGGCTACAACGGCTATCTGCAAGTTGACGGCTATGCAGGCTATGAGCAAACGCAGGCGACACTGGTTGGTTGCTGGGCGCACGCAAGACGCAAGTTCAAAGAAACCGCAGATGCGCAGGCCAAGGGTAAAACTGGTAAAGCGAACTGGGCGCTCAACCATATTCAAAAGTTATATCGAGTTGAGACTGCAAACAAAACAGCAAGCGCAGAGGAGCGGCAGGCTGCACGGGTACAACAAAGCGCACCGCTGCTGGCCCAGTTTAAAACCTGGTTAGATAAATCAGCACAAACGGTGGTACCAAAATCGAAGCTGGGCGAGGCCGTCCACTATACGCTAAGGCAGTGGCCGAAACTCATTCGCTACCTCGATGACGGACATCTAAAGATAGACAACAACCGGGCAGAGCGCGCTATCAAACCGTTCGTCATAGGGCGAAAGAACTGGCTGTTTAGCTTCACCACAAGTGG
This window contains:
- the tnpB gene encoding IS66 family insertion sequence element accessory protein TnpB (TnpB, as the term is used for proteins encoded by IS66 family insertion elements, is considered an accessory protein, since TnpC, encoded by a neighboring gene, is a DDE family transposase.), with the protein product MICWHNESVYLHRQPVDFRKSINGLSAIVEQEMAAHAMSGQVFAFCNKNKDKLKVLYWDKTGFALWYKRLEKDKFKWPDKEDDDVITLSAEQWQWLLSGLSVIAHKPLSYGYNV
- the tnpC gene encoding IS66 family transposase, coding for MNKLPDDPQQLKQIIAQLQARNNYLEEQFRLAQQKRFGASSESHPAQADLFNEAETLVEEAPEQDVETIEYQRKKPTRQPLPKDLPRERVVHDIDNKQCDCCGGELHKMGEDVSEKLEFIPAQVKVIEHVRPKYSCRHCEKTQTRVEIKQAPVPPSPVPKGIATASLLSQIITSKYQYGLPLYRQESLFKQYGIALSRQTMADWVIRCASLFKPLYDRLHEVLLQQPVLHGDETTVKVVKEDKQTGYMWLYCSGTDSPVAEESIPNIALFDYQNSRAGRCPVAFLQGYNGYLQVDGYAGYEQTQATLVGCWAHARRKFKETADAQAKGKTGKANWALNHIQKLYRVETANKTASAEERQAARVQQSAPLLAQFKTWLDKSAQTVVPKSKLGEAVHYTLRQWPKLIRYLDDGHLKIDNNRAERAIKPFVIGRKNWLFSFTTSGAESSAILYSVIETARANGHTPFDYVMHCLNELAQPQYDIDSLLPWHVSL